In Babesia bovis T2Bo chromosome 4 map unlocalized Chr4_2, whole genome shotgun sequence, the sequence AATCTAGAAGCGCTAATGGATGCAAACAATGTGGATAACAATGTGACCTCCAGGATCAAGTTTAGCAACATAAATATTGCGCAACTGATGGCGCGTCATAGAATCACGATGGATGATATAAACCGTTGGATCTCGGCTGTTGCTTACGTCAAGAGTCCGATGGATACACGATTTGCTTTGTTCAACGATAGCTTACGAAGTGGTATGGTGGTACTCCACACACCTGAAGACGCTCGAGCATCTGCGTCGGGTACGCTATACAACTTTTACCTTAGGTACTATAGCTCAGGTTAGATAACATTTTGGGTTAATGGTATTCTGAGGAATTCAAACTAATTGTTCGATCAGTTTATGTATAATGTCTTTAGTGGGATCCAATTCATCGTTTAATCAAAATGTGGACACATCTTCACAGCCAGGTAGCCAGGTTAATGGTCAACCTGTAGTACTTCCTTTTTCTCGTGCTAGCAATATAACTTATAAGGGCAATAGTTGTCCGATAGTGTACGTAGTGCATAAGATTATAGCTATCCTATCTCAACACAACCGTGCGCTTCATACGTTAGAAGTGGAGAAGGCTTTGCGCAGCCTTGGTTTTATGGTAATGTAGGCTACTTACGAAATCAAATACCACAGGGTGTTGACATTTGTACAAATAAGGAGCTTTTCGAGTCTTTACTCAAGGTTCAGCGTATAGAGTTTGATGTTGTAAGGAAACGTCTTCTATACAAGAATCCTTTTGAATCAGTGACTGATTCATCCACTTTAGTGGACTATATAAACAAGAACTACTTAATCAAGGGATTGCGTGTGAACAATGAAATGTTAAACTGCAATCCTAATATGGCCAAATGGATTGACGAGGCCTTAAAAAATCGCAAGTTACGTGCTGTACGCTTAACAGTGTCTCATATCAAAGGTAATTATCTCGGTTGGTTATAACATGTACCCAGGGAAGTACAAATGCCGTTATGCTGGTAAACCCAACCAGTGTTCCTTGTACACGGTGaccaaatgtgtagaatGCAGTACCAACTTCAAGGACGTCTTGCTCTTTCCTTTGGGTAAGGAGCAATATGAGCAAGATCGTTTAAATTTCGCTTCTGATATAAAGGATTTGTGGGATTCCGTGACCCTCCCACCAATAGAGGACCTGCTGAAAGAATACAACATGAGCCATGTTGAGCGGACATTCATCAATGTACCTAGGTGGGTAATTACACTTTTGTGGATAACTGATTGTAGTGGTACTGGCGGTAGGCGCCAGAGAAATAAACAGGGTATTGCTGGCATCAAGATGCGCAAGATTTACAATACTCATTTGTTTACTGCTCAAGAACTTTCGGCAGACATGTCTAGGAACCAGAATAattaatatatagacattaaCTCAATAGCTGTAAGTGCGTTTCTTGCTCCGCGGGTCCTTTGGACTTGCGTGGGTACAAGAGTGGCTTAATGGCTTTATCATCAATTTCATGGAGCAGCGGTGTGAAAATACGCCACGCTTCATTTACTTCTTCAATAGTTGGGAAATAGTTTCTCTTCCCGCTAAATGCATGATACAGTAGTATTTCGTAGCATCCTACTACGGGACGCTTCGTTAGGTTATAGTCAACATCGCGTAGAATGCACTCTTCCACTTTCATGTTCATGCTATCCGTTTCGTTGTCACTGTTGAATATTAGCTTTTCATTTTCTGTCTGGGACTCAAGGTTCGGGGCGTCAATTGACCAGAATATACTAGGGTCAGGCTGTACTCGGAACACTAGGTTACGTCCCCTGAATTCCGACCCCAATTCATTAGCAAACGTATCCCTCATTTTGAGATTAACTTCGCACAAACGCTCGTCCAAGCCCTTACCGGCTGTTATAACAAATGGCACGCCTGACCACCGTTCGTTGTCTACATACAGTACCATGGAGCAGAAAGTGGAGCAACGGGAGTCAGGCGGGACGCCCTGTTCTTCTACATACGCACACTCCTCACCGTCATCACTGGTGGTGTATTGACCTAGTATAGTATCTTCCAATCGTACTGTGCGTACCGCTCGTAGTACTTTAATCTTCTCTTCGGTCAATGACTCGTTGTGTCGATCTGGCTTATCCATTGTTATAAGTGACAGCAGCTGCATGCCATGGTTCTGGATCATATCGCGGATGATGCCATATTGCTCGAAGTAGCTTCGCCCGAAGCTGCCTATAGTCTCCTTCATCTTAATATGTACGCTCTTTACGTACTTGTTGCAAAACAAATTGGTGTATCGCACGGAACGCCTGATGGCTATCATGCACGATATCAAGGGTTTCCCAAGGTAGTGGTCAACCAAAAACACTTCATCTGAGGTGGCGTGCTCGACTAGAACCTTTTGTATCTGCTGGCTGCTACCCAAATCGCGACCAAACGGTTTTTCCAGTATTACACGGAACCAACCGTTAGCTGGACGGCAAACGGACGTTGCCAACTTCATGATTGGGTGGTAGGCCTCAGCTGGCGTTGCCAGGTAAACCAGACGATGGGTAACAGCGGAACCGCATTCAAGTTCCTTCAGAGTTTCATTCAACTTCGTTTCAGATTCCGGATCATCATATTTGATCGTTATCCGTCGAAGCACTTTCTTGAACTCTGATATTATGGTTGGGAAATCGAATCTAGCAGCGGCTTCGCACATAAACACAGTGGTCTTGATCGATGAGAAGATATCAGTGGAGACTGTATCAAAGAAATCGTCAAAAGACTGATGCGAGCGGCTAATTGCCAATATACGGAACTTCGCAGGTAAGAAACCCAGATAGAACAGGTGAAACAGTGCTGGGTACAACTTCCTACGGGCGAGGTCGCCCGTACTCCCAAACAGCAGGAACGTAAGGCAGTCGGTTGGGTTTATTGGTACCTTCCGCCTTATACGGCGTATACTTGATGAATCCAAAACTGCTACACATCCCGGTTTGGTAAATATTTGTGTCGCGGGGAACCGTATGGGATCCACGTGGCGGTATTGTATCATCGTTGTCCAGATACGTTTCTTACGTTCGCCCTTCAGCAGGAACAGCTTGCTCTTGGCGGAGCATAGGAAGGGCAAGGTCAACGTCAAACGTTCATGGACTGCTGCAGTATCCGTCAATGATATCATAACACGCTTTTTGCAGTTGGTCACATCGGCCGGGTCCAACGTTGACAGGTAATCTGGGAACAACCCTGCTATATGGAAATCATCTCCTATACCCAGTGTTATCAAGTCAGGTGTAGTTGCATATTTGTTCTTTGACATTCCTACGATTTTAGCAGTATTGACGCAACTGTTATCCGGAACTTTGCCAAATATTTCCTCGAGATCAGCTTCATATTTACTAACACAATCTTCCAATGGTAGTGTAGTATCAGGGAATATGATATGTTTTTCTGGTATTGGCCAATTCTTTAGTAATGTGTTCCGTACTAAACGCTGGTTCGATAGCTCATCAGTTGGCGGGACGTACCGCTCGTCTACCAAAAACAGTATGATACGGTTGAAATCAATGTCTAAATCTTCTAAACTACCCAGTTGCCTAAACAGGGTACGAGGGGTACTACCACCTGACAGACCGATAGTAACAATGGAATCAGGGGTTTCAGCTTGCTTGGTCTTTATGTGATGCATAATCAAGTGCATGGCAGCCATTACAAACCCTTCTTCTGTGTGACAATCCAGGAGACACGGCTCTACTATTCCAGTGTCATTATCATCCAATTCGTCGTCTACATCACGATACT encodes:
- a CDS encoding Glucose-6-phosphate dehydrogenase C-terminal domain family protein; the encoded protein is MADSVLQSLKSYNFEDRDSQGSPRQPIKRNNSSTSLCSLVTANTTQYQDWLETFYENKLNEVIDFSDAPDVINHFKYRDVDDELDDNDTGIVEPCLLDCHTEEGFVMAAMHLIMHHIKTKQAETPDSIVTIGLSGGSTPRTLFRQLGSLEDLDIDFNRIILFLVDERYVPPTDELSNQRLVRNTLLKNWPIPEKHIIFPDTTLPLEDCVSKYEADLEEIFGKVPDNSCVNTAKIVGMSKNKYATTPDLITLGIGDDFHIAGLFPDYLSTLDPADVTNCKKRVMISLTDTAAVHERLTLTLPFLCSAKSKLFLLKGERKKRIWTTMIQYRHVDPIRFPATQIFTKPGCVAVLDSSSIRRIRRKVPINPTDCLTFLLFGSTGDLARRKLYPALFHLFYLGFLPAKFRILAISRSHQSFDDFFDTVSTDIFSSIKTTVFMCEAAARFDFPTIISEFKKVLRRITIKYDDPESETKLNETLKELECGSAVTHRLVYLATPAEAYHPIMKLATSVCRPANGWFRVILEKPFGRDLGSSQQIQKVLVEHATSDEVFLVDHYLGKPLISCMIAIRRSVRYTNLFCNKYVKSVHIKMKETIGSFGRSYFEQYGIIRDMIQNHGMQLLSLITMDKPDRHNESLTEEKIKVLRAVRTVRLEDTILGQYTTSDDGEECAYVEEQGVPPDSRCSTFCSMVLYVDNERWSGVPFVITAGKGLDERLCEVNLKMRDTFANELGSEFRGRNLVFRVQPDPSIFWSIDAPNLESQTENEKLIFNSDNETDSMNMKVEECILRDVDYNLTKRPVVGCYEILLYHAFSGKRNYFPTIEEVNEAWRIFTPLLHEIDDKAIKPLLYPRKSKGPAEQETHLQLLS